GCGTAGCGACCCCGAACGCCGATGGTGGTGCTCTCGAAGCCGTCGTCCTCTGGATTGCCGTCCGCCTCGTCCGCCGCCGAGATGCCGTCGGTGTCCAAGCGCGACACATAGGCGCCGAAGGCGTACTGCTCCGTCGTCATGCCCGCGGACAGGCGGCCGCGCAGCGTGTCGTAGCTGCCTGCCTCGGCCTCGGCGCGCAGGCCGTCGATCTCGCGCGTGGTGAAGGCGATCACCCCGCCGATGGCGTCCGACCCCCACAGCGAAGACTGGGGACCGCTCAGCACCTCGATCCGCTGGATGTCGCCCAGCTCGAAGCCGGAGAAGTCGAACGCGCCGTTGGGCTCTGTCGGATCGTTGACCGGCACGCCGTCGACGAGGACCAGGGTCTTGCCGGGCGTGGCGCCCCGCATCCGCACCTGGGCCAGGCCGCCGAAGGCGCCGGTGCGCGTGACCGACAGACCCGGCACGTCGGCCAGGATGTCGGCGGCGAAGATGGCCCCGCGCTGCTGAATGGCGCGCTCGTCGATCACGCGCGCGCCGGGCGTTTCGGCGACAATCGCCTCGACGCGGGTGGCGGTGACCACGACCTCTTCGAGTTGTTCGTTGGTCTGAGCCCAGACAGGCGTCGAGAGCACGGCGACGGACAGCGCCGCCGAGGAGAGAAGGATGGATCGCTTCATTGAGCAGACTCCGTTCGGTCGCCTCCGCGAATGCGCGCGAGGAGGCGGAACAAGCGAGCCGATCCGCCGGGCCCTTGGGCTCGGACGGCGCAAGATCGGGTCGCTTCGACGGAACTCATCGGTCCCCGCGCCTCTGTCTGGTCCCGGACAGCGGACGAGCGACGTCGGCGGCCAGGTCTCCTGGCTTGCGGGTCATGAGCCGCCGTCCTCGCCTTCCCAGACCGGGGTCCAGTGGCGCCGGGATCGCTCCCGGTTTGGACGACGGCCTCGCCGCCTACAGTTGCGGGCACAGCCGCGGTGTCTGACCGCGTTCCCTTAACCGCCGGGCGCGGCTATCGCAGGCGTCGGCGCCCGGTGCAACGGAGGGCGGATGGCGCTTGAGACGACGGGCGCGATCCGTCACCCTGCGGCCACATGAACGCGCCTGTCTCCCACCCGCCGAAACTGGAGGTCGATCCCGCCCTGCTGGAGGGCGCCACGCCCTTCATGGCCCAGTATCTGACGGCCAAGGCGGGACAGCCGGACGCCATCCTGTTCTTCCGCATGGGCGACTTCTACGAGCTGTTCTTCCGCGACGCGGAGGTGGCGGCGGGGGCGCTGGGGATCACCCTGACGCGGCGCGGCAAGCACCAGGGCGAGGACATCCCCATGGCCGGGGTGCCGGTGCACGCCATGGAAGGCTATCTCGCCCGGCTGATCCGGCTGGGGCACAAGGTCGCCATCTGCGAACAGCTGGAAGATCCGGCCGAGGCCAGGAAGCGCGGCTCAAAGGCGGTGGTGCGGCGCGACATCGTGCGGGTGGTGACGCCCGGCACCCTGACCGAAGACAGCCTGCTCGATGCGCGCGGGGCCAACCGGCTGGCGGCGGCGGCGATCCGCCGGGGCCGTGCGGCCGTGGCCGTGGTCGAGCTGTCGTCCGGCGCGGTGGACAGCGTGGCCTGCGGGCTGGAGGACCTGGGCGCGGTGCTGGCGGCGTTCCGGCCGTCGGAGGTGCTGGTCACCGATCGCCTGTATGGCGACGAGGCGGCCAAGGGCGCGCTGGACGGCTCGGGTGGAGTGGTTCAGGCGCTGGCCCATGCGCTGGCCGAGCCGCAAGCCGCGCGGGCTCGGGTCGAGCGGCTGTACGGTGTCGGTTCGCTGGACGGCTATGGCGCCTTCGAGGAGGCGGAGGTCTCGGCGCTCGGGTTGATCGCCGCCTATCTGGAAACCACGCAGGCGGGCAAGGTCCCGGCCCTGTCGCCGCCGCGCCGCATGGGCGAGGCCGGCTTCCTGGCCATCGATCCGGCGACGCGCGCCAGCCTTGAGATCGACCGCACCCAGCGCGGCGAACGCGAAGGCAGCTTGCTTCACTGCATCGACCGCACGGTGACCTCGGGCGGCGCCCGGGCTCTGGCCGAGCGGATCAGCCGGCCGTTGCGCGATGTGCGCGCCATCAACGCTCAGCTGGACGCGGTGGAGTGGCTGAAAGACCGGCGCGACCTGCGGCGGACGCTGCGCGAAACGCTGAAGGCGTCATCCGACGTGGCGCGGGCGACGGCGCGCCTGGCGCTGGGGCGGGGCGGCCCGCGCGACCTGGCCGCGATCCGCTCGGGCCTGAAGACGGCGGAGATCACGGGCGGGCTGTTCGTCGGCGCCTTTGATCCGCTGACGGCCGCGCCCGAGCGCATTGCCGCGGTGCTGGAGCGGCTGGCGCCGAGCCCGGAACTGGCTGGCCTGCGGGCTCAGCTGACCGAAGGGCTGGTGGACGAGCCGCCGCACCTGGCGCGCGACGGCGGCTATGTGCAGCCCGGCTTCCGGCCCGAGCTGGACGAGGCGCGGCGCCTGCGCGACGACAGCCGTCGGGTGGTGGCCGAGCTGGAGGCGCGCGCCTGCGCCGACAGCGGGATCGCCTTCAAGATCAAGCACAATGCGGTGCTGGGCTACTTCCTGGAAACGTCGGCTAAGGCGGCGGAAGGGCTGCTGAGGGCCGGCCCCGACAGCCCCTTCATCCACCGCCAGACCCTGGCCAGCCAGGTGCGCTTCACCACCGTTGAGCTGTCCGAG
The genomic region above belongs to Brevundimonas sp. PAMC22021 and contains:
- the mutS gene encoding DNA mismatch repair protein MutS, with amino-acid sequence MNAPVSHPPKLEVDPALLEGATPFMAQYLTAKAGQPDAILFFRMGDFYELFFRDAEVAAGALGITLTRRGKHQGEDIPMAGVPVHAMEGYLARLIRLGHKVAICEQLEDPAEARKRGSKAVVRRDIVRVVTPGTLTEDSLLDARGANRLAAAAIRRGRAAVAVVELSSGAVDSVACGLEDLGAVLAAFRPSEVLVTDRLYGDEAAKGALDGSGGVVQALAHALAEPQAARARVERLYGVGSLDGYGAFEEAEVSALGLIAAYLETTQAGKVPALSPPRRMGEAGFLAIDPATRASLEIDRTQRGEREGSLLHCIDRTVTSGGARALAERISRPLRDVRAINAQLDAVEWLKDRRDLRRTLRETLKASSDVARATARLALGRGGPRDLAAIRSGLKTAEITGGLFVGAFDPLTAAPERIAAVLERLAPSPELAGLRAQLTEGLVDEPPHLARDGGYVQPGFRPELDEARRLRDDSRRVVAELEARACADSGIAFKIKHNAVLGYFLETSAKAAEGLLRAGPDSPFIHRQTLASQVRFTTVELSELDARISQAGHRALAIEAETFESWRRDVARLAQSLQATAEALAELDAHAALAEWAEEIGGVRPVVDDSLCFTVDAGRHPVVEAAVKREGLPYTPNNARLDGSGEGCARLAIVTGPNMAGKSTFLRQNALLVILAQAGAFVPARAMRLGAVDRLFSRVGGGDDLARGRSTFMTEMVETAAILVQATERSFVVLDEIGRGTATYDGLAIAWATAEALHGTNRARTLFATHYHELAQLETRLDHVCNLSMKAREWNGELVFLHEAAPGAADRSYGVQVARLAGVPPPVVERAREVLGRLEGEKAAVARLDDLPLFAVMEPPAPPLPSALNEAVRALDPDSLSPREALEALYRLRSLAH